A window from Alloyangia pacifica encodes these proteins:
- a CDS encoding ABC transporter ATP-binding protein, giving the protein MPLDTTAHASVQGAAQIEMSHVFKRFDNGTLALQDMDLTIRQGEFVSLLGPSGCGKSTALRMISGLLAPSSGQITVNGHAPGGAGTSGGVQGGDVSFVFQEPTLMPWATVFDNVYLPLKLRGLNRKQAEPQVTEALEMVGLAKFGGSYPRELSGGMKMRVSIARAMVTKPKLLLMDEPFAALDEMTRFKLNNDVLNLWRRNGLTVIFVTHSVFESVYLSSRVVVMAPRPGRVVHDIALPDATTRDEHYRTTPEYAETCRLVSDALEGTMDDVDLNH; this is encoded by the coding sequence ATGCCCCTCGACACCACAGCACACGCCTCTGTGCAGGGCGCTGCGCAGATCGAGATGTCCCACGTCTTCAAGCGCTTCGACAACGGAACGCTGGCGCTGCAGGACATGGATCTCACCATTCGGCAGGGCGAGTTCGTCAGCCTGCTCGGCCCCTCGGGCTGTGGCAAGTCGACGGCGCTGCGGATGATCTCGGGGCTTCTGGCGCCTTCGTCGGGTCAGATCACCGTCAACGGCCACGCGCCGGGCGGTGCGGGCACCTCGGGGGGCGTGCAGGGCGGTGACGTCAGCTTCGTCTTCCAGGAGCCGACGCTGATGCCCTGGGCCACGGTGTTCGACAATGTCTACCTGCCGCTGAAGTTGCGCGGGCTGAACCGCAAGCAGGCCGAGCCGCAGGTGACTGAGGCGCTCGAGATGGTGGGTCTTGCCAAGTTTGGCGGCAGCTACCCGCGCGAGCTGTCGGGCGGCATGAAGATGCGGGTCTCGATCGCCCGCGCCATGGTGACAAAGCCCAAGCTGCTGCTGATGGACGAGCCCTTCGCGGCACTCGACGAGATGACCCGCTTCAAGCTGAACAACGACGTGCTCAACCTCTGGCGGCGCAACGGGCTGACGGTCATCTTCGTCACCCACTCGGTGTTCGAGAGCGTCTACCTGTCGAGCCGCGTCGTGGTCATGGCACCGCGCCCGGGCCGGGTGGTGCATGACATCGCGCTGCCCGATGCCACCACCCGCGACGAACACTACCGCACCACGCCTGAATATGCCGAGACCTGCCGTCTCGTGTCGGATGCACTCGAAGGGACCATGGACGATGTCGACCTCAACCACTGA
- a CDS encoding creatininase family protein — MKRYWADYSSREFAALDREKLIAVLPLGAIEQHGPHLPMSVDTASVEGVVSRLAGALPDHSPVVFLPTQAVTKSNEHSAYPGSLTLSAETLLRVWTEIGACVARSGVRKIVLLNGHGGNIPAMDIVARELREKHKMMAFALSWFAAGMPEGVFSERELRHGIHAGDMETSVMLALDPGNVDMSEARDFPSQAEIWARDTPSIALPGPAKPAWLTQDLSSAGACGEAHLASAEKGAATLDHAVARLLDIFDEIDRAPLSRLDTQPDW; from the coding sequence ATGAAACGATACTGGGCGGATTACAGCAGCAGGGAGTTTGCCGCGCTCGACCGCGAGAAGCTGATCGCGGTGCTGCCGCTCGGCGCCATCGAACAGCACGGCCCGCATCTGCCCATGTCCGTCGACACCGCCTCGGTCGAGGGTGTGGTCTCGCGTCTTGCGGGCGCGCTGCCCGATCACAGCCCTGTGGTCTTCCTGCCGACCCAGGCGGTGACCAAGAGCAACGAGCACAGCGCCTATCCGGGCAGCCTGACGCTCTCGGCCGAGACGCTGCTGCGGGTCTGGACCGAGATCGGCGCCTGCGTGGCGCGCTCGGGCGTGCGCAAGATCGTCCTGCTCAACGGCCATGGCGGCAATATCCCGGCCATGGACATCGTTGCCCGGGAGCTGCGCGAGAAACACAAGATGATGGCCTTTGCCCTGAGCTGGTTCGCCGCCGGGATGCCCGAGGGGGTCTTCTCGGAGCGCGAGTTGCGCCATGGCATCCACGCGGGCGACATGGAAACCTCGGTGATGCTGGCGCTCGATCCCGGCAACGTCGACATGTCCGAGGCCCGCGACTTTCCCTCGCAGGCCGAGATCTGGGCACGGGACACCCCCTCGATCGCGCTGCCCGGCCCCGCAAAACCCGCCTGGCTGACGCAGGATCTCAGCAGTGCCGGGGCCTGCGGCGAGGCCCATCTGGCCAGCGCCGAGAAGGGCGCGGCGACGCTCGATCACGCGGTCGCCCGGCTCCTCGACATCTTCGACGAGATCGACCGCGCACCGCTGTCGCGGCTCGACACGCAACCCGACTGGTAA